Proteins encoded by one window of Bacteroidia bacterium:
- a CDS encoding DUF6580 family putative transport protein, translating into MNNILKDNKTKFITITILVVAISRLLPHPYNFTPIGAMALFGGTFLKDKKIAFGLPLAALLISDLLLQLIKPGSAFYEGWFWVYLSFILITPLGFLLGNKLKVQNVIAASLMGSILFFVLTNFGVWTTGLMYPLNGAGLMSCYVSAVPFFGGTIMGDLFFNALLFGVFAIAKWRMPLLVKEV; encoded by the coding sequence ATGAATAATATTTTAAAAGACAACAAAACAAAATTTATAACAATAACAATTCTGGTAGTTGCCATTTCACGCTTGTTACCTCATCCATATAATTTCACGCCAATTGGAGCTATGGCACTTTTTGGTGGCACTTTTCTCAAAGATAAGAAGATAGCGTTTGGCCTTCCTTTGGCAGCATTATTAATTTCAGATCTTTTATTGCAACTAATCAAGCCGGGCAGCGCATTTTATGAAGGATGGTTTTGGGTTTACTTAAGTTTTATTTTAATCACACCATTAGGTTTTCTACTAGGAAATAAACTAAAAGTACAGAATGTAATTGCAGCTTCGTTAATGGGATCAATACTATTCTTTGTGTTGACCAACTTTGGGGTATGGACAACAGGATTAATGTATCCACTTAACGGTGCAGGATTAATGAGTTGCTATGTTAGTGCAGTCCCATTTTTTGGAGGTACTATTATGGGTGATTTATTTTTCAATGCACTACTTTTTGGTGTATTTGCGATTGCGAAATGGAGAATGCCTTTACTCGTAAAAGAAGTTTGA
- a CDS encoding helical backbone metal receptor: MFKYIDQTGFEIKLEAPPQRIVSLVPSQTELLADLGLQDRIVGITKYCIYPPELFLSVPRVGGTKSINHELVNQLNPDLIIANKEENNRDAIERLREKFPVWLSDVSNLHEALDMIYNIGVMTNCQERASEINNQIAEKFKAITEKNKKHVARRALYFIWRNPYMCAGGDTFINDMMNKAGFDNLMYYHKRYPELSEKKIAELNPEVILLSSEPYPFKARHIQEFKNICPKAEILLVDGEFFAWYGSRMVKAADYFHQLCDNNSNVSE; this comes from the coding sequence ATGTTTAAGTATATTGATCAAACAGGATTTGAAATAAAATTGGAAGCACCTCCTCAAAGAATAGTTTCCCTGGTTCCATCACAAACAGAATTGCTGGCAGATTTAGGATTGCAAGATAGAATAGTTGGTATTACAAAATATTGCATTTATCCACCCGAACTTTTTTTATCTGTACCGCGAGTAGGAGGAACAAAATCAATAAATCATGAATTAGTCAACCAATTGAATCCTGATCTTATTATAGCAAATAAAGAAGAAAACAATCGCGATGCTATTGAGCGCCTCAGAGAGAAATTTCCGGTTTGGTTAAGTGATGTGAGTAATCTGCACGAAGCATTGGATATGATTTATAACATAGGTGTGATGACTAACTGTCAAGAGCGTGCTTCTGAAATAAATAATCAGATTGCTGAAAAATTTAAAGCAATTACAGAAAAGAATAAGAAGCATGTTGCCAGACGCGCATTATATTTTATTTGGAGAAACCCTTATATGTGTGCCGGTGGCGATACGTTTATTAATGACATGATGAATAAAGCCGGATTTGATAACCTGATGTACTATCATAAACGATATCCGGAACTGTCGGAGAAAAAAATTGCAGAATTGAATCCGGAAGTAATACTTCTTTCATCGGAGCCTTATCCTTTTAAAGCAAGACACATTCAGGAATTCAAAAATATTTGCCCTAAAGCTGAAATTTTATTGGTTGACGGAGAGTTTTTTGCATGGTATGGCAGTCGAATGGTTAAAGCTGCTGATTACTTTCATCAGTTGTGCGATAACAATTCTAATGTATCAGAATAA
- a CDS encoding patatin-like phospholipase family protein, whose translation MMQKWIKLLSIISLLNVNFLFAQKVGLVLSGGGARGFAHIGVIKALEENGIPIDFITGTSAGALVGGMYVSGTSPQQMENIVLSDDFKNWATGTLSDELIYYFKERERDASWATVKLSYDSTLRMNLNGSLVNSGQIDFALLENHSAASAGADYDFNNLFVPFRCVASDIKNKRPVIFNCGDLSQAIRASIAYPLYLSPMTADNQLYYDGGIYNNFPSDVMLNEFEPDIMIGVSVGGGPDIPKEDNMFSQLRTMIIQSQHVVLPGTDDILIQPDVTNFGVFDFYNFQSLIDSGYQATMARMDDIKLAIARRISPEVLNQKRDSFISKLHPLIVGDIVVTGVNSQKAKYIKSILNPRGSNMLLRQLKPRYFRLLADENIRYAFPKLVYDPKTEVYNLEVYIKPETDLRVDIGGNFSSRPISEGFIGFRYNILGPYSLSIHANTYFGKLYNSGQLKLRLDIPGRPDFFIEPFTTINRMDYFKSSNFFKDDIKPAYLLVTDQSYGLNLGMPARNKGVLTVGGNFFNIKDRYYQTRNFSVNDTADFTRFEGLSCVVGFERNTLNRKMYASKGSFLSIRTRFVSGNEVTNPGTLHSNAPTIKEWHQWWQVKMIYDNYFFRAGKYKLGFYAETNFSGQPFFNNYTATILQMPGFYPTQESKTLFLDNFHAPNYFGCGVRNIFSLRSNIDFRLEGYAFQPLQVVTKNDNEKAVFGDAFSARYFIASFSGIFHSPVGPVAMTLNYYDRKTKSFTVLFHIGYILFNKHALD comes from the coding sequence ATGATGCAGAAGTGGATAAAATTGTTATCTATAATTAGTTTGTTGAATGTAAATTTTTTGTTTGCACAAAAAGTTGGCTTGGTATTAAGCGGAGGTGGTGCAAGAGGGTTTGCGCATATTGGTGTGATAAAAGCACTTGAGGAGAATGGAATCCCTATAGATTTTATTACCGGAACATCTGCGGGTGCACTGGTTGGTGGCATGTATGTTTCTGGTACCAGTCCACAACAAATGGAGAATATCGTTTTAAGTGACGATTTTAAAAATTGGGCAACAGGTACTTTAAGTGATGAACTTATATATTATTTCAAGGAACGCGAAAGGGATGCATCATGGGCAACTGTTAAACTTAGCTATGATTCGACTTTAAGAATGAATCTTAATGGGTCGTTGGTCAATAGTGGCCAAATAGACTTTGCTCTGCTCGAAAATCATTCAGCCGCAAGTGCCGGTGCCGATTACGATTTTAATAATCTATTTGTTCCTTTTCGTTGTGTTGCCTCAGACATCAAAAATAAACGCCCTGTAATTTTTAATTGTGGCGATCTTAGTCAGGCAATAAGAGCCTCTATTGCCTATCCGCTTTATCTCTCACCAATGACAGCCGATAATCAGCTTTACTACGATGGGGGTATTTATAATAATTTCCCATCAGATGTTATGCTCAATGAGTTTGAGCCAGATATTATGATTGGTGTCTCAGTAGGTGGTGGTCCCGATATTCCGAAAGAGGACAATATGTTTTCACAGCTCAGAACAATGATAATTCAGTCGCAGCATGTTGTGTTGCCGGGAACTGATGATATATTAATTCAACCTGATGTTACCAATTTTGGAGTGTTTGACTTTTATAATTTTCAATCATTAATTGATAGCGGTTATCAGGCTACGATGGCACGGATGGATGATATTAAACTTGCTATTGCCAGAAGAATTTCACCCGAAGTTTTAAATCAAAAACGAGATAGCTTTATAAGTAAACTACATCCCTTAATTGTTGGTGATATTGTAGTTACAGGCGTAAATTCACAAAAAGCAAAATATATTAAATCAATTTTAAATCCACGGGGAAGTAATATGTTACTGCGTCAACTCAAACCCCGTTATTTTAGACTTTTGGCTGATGAGAATATCAGATATGCTTTTCCTAAATTGGTTTATGATCCTAAAACAGAAGTTTACAATCTTGAAGTATATATTAAACCGGAAACAGATTTGCGTGTTGACATAGGAGGAAATTTTTCTTCCCGACCAATTAGTGAAGGATTTATTGGATTTCGGTATAATATTCTTGGTCCATATAGTTTAAGTATTCATGCCAACACCTATTTCGGCAAGCTTTATAATTCCGGCCAGTTAAAGTTAAGACTTGATATACCCGGGAGACCTGATTTTTTTATCGAGCCGTTTACAACAATCAATAGGATGGATTATTTTAAGAGTAGTAATTTTTTCAAAGATGATATCAAGCCTGCATATTTGTTAGTAACAGATCAATCCTATGGTTTGAATTTAGGTATGCCTGCACGGAATAAAGGAGTGCTGACAGTCGGTGGAAATTTCTTTAATATTAAAGACAGGTATTACCAAACCAGAAATTTTTCTGTCAATGATACGGCAGACTTTACCCGGTTCGAAGGATTGAGTTGTGTTGTTGGCTTTGAGAGGAATACTTTAAATCGGAAGATGTACGCATCAAAAGGCTCTTTTTTATCTATTCGCACACGTTTTGTCTCCGGCAATGAAGTTACCAATCCCGGAACTTTACATAGCAATGCTCCAACCATTAAAGAGTGGCATCAATGGTGGCAGGTTAAAATGATTTACGATAATTATTTTTTCAGAGCAGGAAAGTATAAACTCGGTTTTTATGCCGAAACAAATTTTTCCGGTCAACCATTTTTTAATAACTATACTGCAACTATCTTGCAAATGCCCGGATTTTATCCCACTCAGGAAAGTAAAACTTTGTTTCTTGACAATTTTCATGCACCAAATTATTTCGGTTGTGGTGTTCGTAATATATTTAGTTTACGCTCGAATATTGATTTTCGGTTAGAGGGTTATGCATTTCAACCACTTCAGGTAGTTACAAAGAATGATAATGAAAAAGCAGTTTTTGGCGATGCCTTCTCTGCACGTTATTTTATTGCCTCATTTTCTGGAATATTCCATAGTCCAGTAGGTCCAGTAGCAATGACTCTAAATTATTACGACAGAAAAACAAAGTCATTTACTGTGCTTTTCCACATTGGCTATATTTTGTTTAATAAGCATGCATTGGATTAG
- a CDS encoding pyridoxal-phosphate dependent enzyme, with amino-acid sequence MYFNNILETIGNTPLVKLNSVTKDVQATVLAKIETVNPGNSIKDRMALKMIEDAEKSGKLKPEGTIIEGTSGNTGMGLAIAAIVKGYKCIFTTTDKQSKEKVDALRAFGAEVIVCPTNVEPEDPRSYYSVAARLSKEIPNAFYPNQYDNLSNRQAHYEQTGPEIWEQTEGKITHLVVGAGTGGTITGTGRYLKEKNPKIKVWAIDTYGSALKKYHETGILDKNEIYPYVTEGIGEDFIPQNYDFTVIDHFEKVTDKDAALMTRDLVRKEGIWVGNSAGSAVAGLLQLKDQLKPTDVVVIIFHDHGSRYIAKIFNDDWMRSKGYFDKKGMTASDIIGSKKDVNLTTVEASLPIGDTLKIINTNNFSQLPVTREGRIVGNITENHIYSSLLKNPELKNKPVSDIMQEAMPFIDISTSIDTLSDLLSKNNQAVIVKDFKADRNYIVTRQDVVDALA; translated from the coding sequence ATGTATTTCAACAATATACTTGAAACCATTGGTAACACGCCATTGGTTAAATTGAATTCAGTTACTAAAGATGTTCAAGCCACAGTATTAGCTAAAATTGAAACTGTGAATCCTGGCAATTCTATTAAAGACAGGATGGCACTGAAGATGATAGAAGATGCAGAAAAGAGTGGAAAGTTAAAGCCCGAAGGAACAATTATTGAAGGCACAAGCGGTAACACCGGAATGGGGTTAGCTATTGCCGCAATCGTTAAGGGATACAAATGTATATTTACAACAACTGATAAACAAAGTAAAGAAAAAGTAGATGCGTTGCGTGCTTTTGGTGCAGAAGTGATTGTTTGTCCAACCAATGTTGAACCAGAAGATCCCCGGTCCTACTACTCTGTTGCTGCCAGATTAAGTAAAGAAATTCCAAATGCGTTTTATCCAAATCAGTATGATAATTTGAGTAACCGACAAGCACATTATGAGCAAACCGGTCCGGAGATTTGGGAGCAAACGGAAGGTAAAATCACACACCTGGTAGTTGGTGCCGGAACAGGTGGCACAATAACAGGTACCGGTCGTTACTTGAAAGAAAAAAATCCAAAAATTAAAGTGTGGGCAATTGACACTTATGGCTCCGCACTTAAAAAATATCATGAAACAGGCATTTTAGATAAGAATGAAATTTACCCTTATGTTACAGAAGGAATTGGAGAAGATTTTATTCCACAGAATTATGACTTTACGGTAATAGATCATTTTGAAAAAGTTACCGATAAAGATGCTGCTTTGATGACTCGTGATTTGGTTCGCAAAGAAGGAATTTGGGTGGGCAACAGTGCGGGTTCGGCTGTTGCAGGATTGCTTCAGTTGAAAGATCAATTGAAACCGACAGATGTAGTTGTAATTATTTTTCATGATCATGGATCAAGATACATAGCAAAAATATTTAATGATGATTGGATGCGCTCTAAAGGTTATTTCGATAAGAAAGGTATGACGGCATCAGATATTATCGGATCAAAAAAAGACGTTAACTTAACTACCGTTGAGGCATCATTGCCAATTGGTGACACATTAAAAATCATCAACACAAACAATTTCTCACAACTTCCAGTTACGCGTGAAGGAAGAATTGTTGGAAATATTACCGAGAATCATATTTATTCGTCTTTATTAAAAAATCCTGAGCTAAAGAATAAGCCGGTGAGTGATATTATGCAAGAAGCTATGCCATTTATTGATATCAGTACTTCAATTGACACGTTAAGTGACCTGCTTAGCAAAAACAATCAGGCAGTTATTGTAAAAGATTTTAAAGCTGACAGAAACTACATTGTAACCAGGCAAGATGTAGTTGATGCATTGGCCTAA
- a CDS encoding DUF2911 domain-containing protein translates to MQKFTSSLMALIIATTTTSMAQLKTPQPSPTQSLTQAFGLGEIKVEYSRPSVKGRTVFGDLVPYGKIWRTGANQSTKVTFGADTKINGNDIAPGTYALYTIPNTTDWEIIFYKDLTLGGNVGDYKKEDEMMRFKVKPMATADKMETFTININNITPTSCSIDLLWDKTKVSIPVTTNIDENVMKQIDKAMGDNKPYFQAANYYYENDKDLNKAQEWINKAVENNPKAYWVLHTKAKIEYKLKNYPEATKAAEQSLALAKESSDNSYIKMNEKLIADVKKMGK, encoded by the coding sequence ATGCAAAAATTCACATCATCGTTAATGGCACTTATCATTGCCACAACAACAACTTCAATGGCGCAGCTAAAAACGCCACAACCAAGTCCGACTCAAAGTCTGACACAGGCATTTGGTCTTGGTGAAATAAAAGTCGAATACAGCCGGCCATCAGTCAAAGGAAGAACCGTTTTTGGCGATCTTGTTCCTTATGGGAAAATCTGGAGAACAGGGGCCAACCAATCAACCAAAGTAACATTTGGTGCTGATACCAAAATAAATGGTAATGATATTGCTCCCGGTACTTATGCGCTTTATACAATACCAAATACAACTGATTGGGAAATTATTTTTTATAAAGACTTAACTCTCGGAGGCAATGTAGGTGACTATAAGAAAGAAGACGAAATGATGCGTTTTAAAGTGAAGCCAATGGCCACAGCCGATAAGATGGAAACTTTCACTATCAATATTAATAACATTACACCAACTTCATGCAGTATTGATTTGCTGTGGGACAAAACAAAGGTGAGTATTCCGGTAACTACCAATATTGACGAAAATGTTATGAAGCAAATAGATAAGGCTATGGGTGACAACAAGCCCTATTTTCAGGCAGCAAACTATTATTATGAAAATGATAAAGACTTGAATAAGGCACAGGAGTGGATAAACAAAGCTGTGGAAAACAACCCTAAGGCATATTGGGTTTTACACACAAAAGCAAAAATTGAATATAAATTGAAAAATTACCCTGAAGCAACCAAGGCAGCAGAACAAAGTCTGGCTTTAGCTAAAGAAAGCAGCGATAACAGCTACATTAAAATGAATGAAAAATTGATTGCCGATGTTAAGAAAATGGGTAAATAA
- a CDS encoding DUF6799 domain-containing protein, translated as MKKLLLSSTVCLAVILCTMVSFGQQTEKKSTESGFFIRNGLVYYIKGNTVNFLESDQELDNGASINQRGMIKYPDGKTAQLQQGEIFTFNNVLVPKAVEEHLELKDGKLQIVTNGIFTPVQKAMKLETGVTIDEEGHTSSGITLMPKQKMNMMGELMK; from the coding sequence ATGAAAAAATTATTATTAAGTTCAACAGTTTGTTTGGCAGTAATTCTCTGCACAATGGTGTCATTCGGTCAACAGACTGAAAAAAAATCAACAGAATCAGGATTCTTTATTCGAAATGGCCTTGTCTATTATATCAAAGGCAACACAGTTAATTTTCTGGAAAGCGATCAAGAACTTGATAATGGTGCATCCATTAATCAAAGAGGAATGATAAAATATCCCGATGGAAAAACAGCACAGCTGCAACAGGGAGAAATTTTTACATTCAACAACGTTCTTGTTCCCAAGGCAGTTGAAGAACATCTTGAATTAAAAGATGGAAAGCTTCAAATTGTAACTAATGGTATTTTTACGCCTGTCCAGAAGGCTATGAAACTGGAAACTGGTGTAACAATTGATGAAGAAGGACATACATCATCAGGAATAACACTTATGCCAAAGCAAAAAATGAACATGATGGGAGAATTAATGAAGTAG
- a CDS encoding neutral zinc metallopeptidase produces MKWMGRRESDNVEDRRKFSGGKIALGGGLVGIIIIVINLLMGGDPNQLLQQIQQQAATQTTSQEPSAADDEMASFIKVALADNEDIWKKIFQENKLEYREPKLVLFRDVTQSGCGNASSAVGPFYCPADEKVYIDLSFFDELKSRFGAQGGDFAIAYVLAHEVGHHVQHLLGTSDKVHEMQNQLSETEANKLSVALELQADFYAGVWANQNQKLNNVLEDGDIEEALSAASAVGDDKIQKKSQGYVVPDAFTHGTSEQRMFWFKKGFQTGKLQEGNTFKELNI; encoded by the coding sequence ATGAAATGGATGGGTAGGCGCGAAAGCGACAATGTTGAAGATCGTAGAAAGTTTTCAGGAGGTAAAATAGCTTTAGGGGGTGGACTGGTTGGAATAATTATAATAGTCATCAACTTATTAATGGGTGGCGATCCAAATCAGTTGTTGCAACAAATACAGCAACAGGCAGCAACTCAAACAACATCTCAGGAACCATCAGCTGCCGATGATGAAATGGCAAGCTTTATAAAAGTAGCATTAGCAGATAACGAAGATATCTGGAAGAAAATTTTTCAGGAAAATAAACTTGAATATAGAGAACCTAAATTGGTGCTTTTCAGAGATGTCACACAGTCTGGTTGTGGCAATGCAAGTTCTGCGGTTGGGCCGTTCTATTGTCCTGCTGATGAAAAAGTTTATATTGATTTATCTTTTTTTGATGAGTTGAAGAGTAGGTTTGGTGCTCAGGGTGGCGATTTTGCCATCGCTTATGTTTTGGCTCACGAAGTAGGTCATCATGTTCAACATTTATTAGGCACATCAGATAAAGTGCATGAAATGCAAAACCAATTATCAGAAACAGAAGCAAATAAGTTGTCTGTTGCTTTAGAATTGCAAGCTGATTTTTATGCTGGTGTTTGGGCAAATCAAAATCAAAAATTAAACAATGTTTTAGAAGATGGTGATATTGAAGAAGCATTAAGCGCAGCAAGTGCTGTAGGTGATGACAAGATTCAGAAAAAGTCACAAGGATATGTCGTGCCGGATGCTTTTACACACGGCACTTCAGAACAGAGAATGTTTTGGTTTAAAAAAGGCTTTCAGACAGGAAAATTACAGGAGGGTAATACCTTTAAGGAACTTAATATTTAA
- a CDS encoding shikimate dehydrogenase has product MKNLGLIGFPLGHSFSQQFFTDKFKKLNVNCSYNNYELDDLSQLKKLIFNYQLTGLNVTSPYKTSIIPHLDQVELTAQTVGSVNTILIKDKKLIGYNTDIIGFQKSLERLIGDQIPPTLILGTGGSAKAVAFVLKQKNISFQYVSRNANEDAISYNQANDRISQNLLIINCTPIGRFPDIHLSPPLNYFKLTDKHILFDLNYNPKITAFMAEGIKKGCMVCNGYEMLTEQAEASWVIWNT; this is encoded by the coding sequence ATGAAAAATTTGGGATTAATTGGGTTCCCATTAGGCCATTCCTTTTCACAACAATTTTTTACTGATAAATTTAAGAAATTAAATGTAAACTGCAGTTACAATAATTACGAATTAGATGATCTTAGCCAATTAAAGAAATTAATCTTCAATTATCAACTAACAGGACTAAATGTTACTTCCCCATACAAAACAAGCATCATACCCCACCTCGACCAAGTAGAACTAACTGCACAAACTGTTGGTTCTGTCAATACAATACTGATAAAAGATAAAAAATTAATTGGTTATAATACTGATATTATAGGTTTTCAAAAAAGTCTTGAACGACTCATTGGAGATCAAATACCTCCAACCTTGATATTAGGGACCGGTGGTTCTGCAAAGGCAGTAGCATTTGTTCTCAAGCAAAAAAACATTTCATTTCAATATGTTTCAAGAAATGCTAATGAGGATGCCATTTCTTATAATCAAGCCAATGACAGAATAAGTCAAAATTTATTGATTATAAATTGTACACCAATTGGAAGGTTTCCCGATATACACCTATCACCTCCCCTGAATTATTTCAAGTTAACTGACAAGCACATTCTTTTTGACTTAAATTATAATCCTAAAATTACTGCATTTATGGCTGAGGGCATAAAAAAAGGGTGCATGGTTTGCAATGGGTATGAAATGCTTACTGAGCAAGCCGAGGCCTCCTGGGTAATCTGGAATACTTAG
- a CDS encoding DedA family protein, whose protein sequence is MEHIKFLIDFILHIDKHLFELVQRYDTWIYLILFLIVFAETGLVVTPLLPGDSLLFAAGALAAPPDNPLNVFYLMIIFFFAAFGGDNTNYFIGNYIGPKVFEKNYRFLKKDYLNRTQEFYEKHGGKAVIFARFVPIVRTFAPFVAGVGSMTYKRFIGFSILASVLWINICVWAGYFFGRLDVVKNNFSLVVIAIIGISLVPILVGILKQKFSSK, encoded by the coding sequence GTGGAACACATAAAATTTTTAATTGATTTTATATTACATATAGATAAACACTTGTTCGAACTGGTACAACGGTATGATACATGGATTTATCTTATACTATTTCTAATTGTTTTTGCTGAAACAGGCTTGGTTGTGACTCCACTTTTACCCGGTGACTCCTTATTGTTTGCTGCTGGAGCATTAGCTGCCCCTCCTGATAATCCACTAAATGTTTTTTATCTGATGATCATCTTCTTTTTTGCTGCTTTTGGTGGAGACAACACAAATTATTTTATCGGTAATTATATTGGCCCGAAAGTTTTTGAAAAAAATTATCGTTTTCTGAAAAAAGATTACCTGAATAGGACTCAAGAGTTTTATGAAAAACATGGCGGTAAGGCCGTTATATTTGCACGTTTTGTTCCAATTGTGCGAACCTTTGCTCCATTTGTTGCCGGTGTAGGTAGCATGACCTATAAGCGTTTTATCGGATTCAGTATTTTAGCAAGTGTTTTATGGATTAACATTTGCGTTTGGGCCGGTTATTTTTTTGGCAGATTAGATGTTGTTAAAAACAACTTCTCCTTAGTTGTAATAGCTATCATTGGAATTTCGTTAGTACCCATTTTAGTTGGTATTCTTAAACAGAAATTTTCTTCTAAATGA
- a CDS encoding glycosyltransferase, with translation MSKTVIVAPLNWGLGHATRSITVINSLIAAGCKVIIASDGNSLNVLKKQFPFLHSEVLPSYSPVYPTTGNMAWAMLKQAPKMLLNIRNEQSVIRKIALKYKSEIIISDNRYGCFTDFTKNIFLSHQLMIQASESLQFLQPSINRLHAKYINRFHECWIPDVGQGFKLSGVLSVNKYIKIPQFNCGLLSTFQFSNISNDSKFDLVAILSGPEPQRTIFEGMIIEQLTKIRCRSLLIRGKISDPNEIPDRGMVQFKNYVTAEEIVKYLSTTTLVIARSGYSTIMDLAQLGVKALLIPTPGQTEQEYLASYLDDNKIFMMQTQNNLDIQKAIEMKLNFSALKTENNILLQQNLNRILQT, from the coding sequence ATGAGCAAAACGGTCATTGTAGCTCCCTTAAACTGGGGACTGGGTCACGCAACAAGAAGTATAACTGTTATTAATAGTCTTATAGCTGCCGGTTGCAAAGTAATTATTGCTTCTGATGGAAATAGCTTAAATGTATTAAAGAAACAGTTCCCTTTTTTGCATTCAGAAGTTTTGCCTTCCTATAGTCCAGTTTATCCAACAACTGGAAATATGGCTTGGGCAATGCTCAAACAAGCACCCAAAATGCTTCTCAATATTAGAAATGAACAGTCGGTAATAAGGAAGATTGCTTTAAAATATAAGTCGGAGATTATTATTTCTGATAATAGGTATGGATGTTTCACAGATTTCACAAAGAACATTTTTTTATCACATCAACTGATGATACAGGCATCCGAATCATTACAGTTTTTGCAACCTTCAATCAACAGACTCCATGCAAAATATATAAATCGTTTTCACGAATGTTGGATTCCTGATGTTGGACAAGGATTTAAGTTGTCAGGAGTTTTATCCGTAAATAAATATATTAAAATCCCTCAATTTAATTGTGGATTGCTCTCCACTTTTCAATTTTCTAATATTTCAAATGATAGTAAATTTGATTTAGTTGCAATCCTGTCAGGACCGGAACCACAGCGAACAATATTTGAAGGTATGATTATTGAACAATTGACAAAAATCCGTTGTCGTTCTTTATTAATTCGCGGAAAAATTTCTGACCCTAATGAAATACCGGATAGGGGAATGGTGCAGTTTAAAAACTATGTAACAGCAGAAGAAATTGTTAAATACTTAAGCACAACAACATTAGTGATTGCAAGGTCTGGTTATTCTACAATAATGGATCTGGCACAATTAGGAGTAAAAGCGTTATTGATACCGACTCCTGGCCAGACAGAGCAAGAATATCTTGCTTCATATCTTGATGATAACAAAATTTTCATGATGCAAACTCAAAATAATCTTGACATTCAAAAAGCAATTGAGATGAAGTTGAATTTCTCAGCTTTAAAAACTGAAAATAATATTTTATTACAGCAAAACTTGAATCGGATATTACAAACCTAA
- a CDS encoding C40 family peptidase has translation MSFGICEMSLVPMRKEPSHRSELVSQILFGEHYEIVESQKEWFKIRTSHDGYEGFISLAQHTEISYNDFQFLQKTGAFVCFDLVQLLLHDNKIQTVILGSALPFFENQHCRINTKTYRFDGNAKFPQKAASSALLIENAYMYLNAPYLWGGRSPFGVDCSGFTQLVYKLSGYSLLRDASLQAEQGSIVNLVDEAMPGDLAFFDNEEGHIIHVGILTSRDTIIHASGKVRIDAFDQVGIYNQETKRYTHKLRLIKRIF, from the coding sequence ATGTCATTCGGCATTTGTGAAATGAGTCTTGTTCCTATGAGGAAGGAGCCTTCGCACAGAAGTGAGTTGGTTTCACAAATACTTTTTGGAGAGCATTACGAAATTGTAGAATCGCAAAAAGAGTGGTTTAAGATTAGAACTTCTCATGATGGTTATGAAGGTTTCATTTCTTTAGCTCAACATACAGAAATCAGCTATAACGATTTTCAATTTCTGCAAAAAACCGGAGCATTTGTTTGCTTTGATTTGGTGCAACTATTATTACACGATAATAAAATTCAGACTGTAATTTTAGGCAGTGCCTTGCCCTTTTTTGAAAACCAGCATTGCAGAATTAATACAAAAACATATAGGTTTGATGGTAATGCAAAGTTTCCTCAAAAAGCAGCTTCTTCAGCATTACTAATTGAAAACGCATACATGTATCTCAATGCACCTTACTTATGGGGAGGAAGATCACCATTTGGCGTAGATTGTTCCGGATTTACGCAGTTGGTATATAAACTGTCAGGATATTCACTTCTACGCGATGCTTCTTTACAAGCTGAACAGGGAAGTATTGTAAACCTAGTTGATGAGGCCATGCCAGGCGATTTAGCCTTTTTTGATAATGAAGAAGGTCATATTATTCACGTTGGCATATTAACTTCTCGTGATACCATTATACATGCATCAGGAAAAGTTCGTATTGATGCATTTGATCAAGTTGGTATTTACAATCAGGAAACCAAACGATATACCCATAAACTCAGGTTGATAAAAAGAATATTTTAA